The DNA window TTTCTTTTGATGCTGCCCGGTCATTTTGATGAATTAAATCATAGGGTGTTAATGTCAATGAGCTTTTATCAGTCAATCCGTATATTTTATAAAACTCCGGGGATACTGTTATCTCTTTTGTTTTCAGGTTCACGGTCCAGCTGCCCATTTCCGCTATTTTTTCCGCTTCCTCGAGCAATTTTTTTTGTGTTATTAATTCTTCCTGGTGTTTTTTAATATTGGAAATATCTGTTATGATAAGGTTAAAAACACTTTTGCTTTCCAGACTCAATGTATTTATTGATATCAGGACAGGAATACTCTTTTGGCCCCGGGCACCGATGTAATATTCATCCTTTGCCGGATTCATTTTGCTGTCATTTAACAGATTTTCAAACCTGGATTTTGAGGGGGCTTCAATATAATTTATAAAATCATTTCCTATAATTTTTTTAAGGGGAGCGTTCACCATTTCAGAGAAACAGGAATTACTGAAAAGGATAATTCCATCCTCATTAAGGGTAACAGCGCCTTCATGCATTTTTTCCATTAAAAGACGGTAAATTTTATCCGCTGAGCTTTCTGTGTAAATTTTCCGGGATTTTCCTTCCTTAACAACAAGTGCATCAACATGCCCGGCTTTGATTGCTTCAATGAAATTTCTGGCCTCCTGTAATTTAAGCAAATGGTTAGCATTTTCTTTCTTTACATTTTCCAGTTCCTCTTTAAGTTCTATGATGTTTTTCTCCATGTTCATAATACTTAAATGATTTGCAATTCTTTCAAAACCTTCTCCGTATCCGACAAATCTCCAATAAACCTGACAACGGGTAAGGGGAGTAGTTTTATCAATAGGGGAATAGCAATTATTTCCTCAAGGAGCGCAAAGTCAGGCTGCTGATAAATATCAATAATTTCTAACTCATACCTGCCTTTGAGATATTTTTCGCAGATGGATTTAATATTTACAACAGCATGGGAAGAGTTTGGGTGTATGCCTGAAATGTATAAATTAAGAATATATTTTTCTTCCGGGGGGCCTTTGGGACCTTCATTAATATCAATATTTTCCCGAGTTTTCTTCGCCATCTAATTGAGTTTTTTCAAATAATTCTTATACAGTAAAATTTTTTTTATCCTCCTTCCTTCTGATTCATTATTTTTTTGATCTGATTTTTTCACGAAGCCTACCCTCTTTTTTTGGGATAGCCTCAAGGGAAATTCCATTATTTGAAATAGTAATTTTTTTCACACTCCTGGAATGGCCCATTCCCCTTGCTTTCAGAACGGTCAGCGTCCTATTGCGTTGCCCTTGCGTTTCTGCATCCTCAACCATGATCCACGTATCAACCAGGGATGAAATTCCCTCATCGCTTGGATTTCGTTCAATTAATTTCTCTGTAATTGCGGCTGTAAATATTACGGTTATCTGCTCCAGTTTTAAGTAATCTACAAACAGGGTAAGCATTAATCGAACACTGCTGTTTGGGTCTTCGTTCATTAAATTGGTAATAGGATCAATGATGACTATAGCCGGTTTTAATTTTTTAATTACTTCCTTGATGG is part of the Bacteroidota bacterium genome and encodes:
- a CDS encoding circadian clock protein KaiB; amino-acid sequence: MAKKTRENIDINEGPKGPPEEKYILNLYISGIHPNSSHAVVNIKSICEKYLKGRYELEIIDIYQQPDFALLEEIIAIPLLIKLLPLPVVRFIGDLSDTEKVLKELQII